The Myxococcus virescens region CAGCCACCTGGCGCGCGTCAAGGTCCGCCTGCTCACCGCGCCCGAGGGCCTGGCCGATGCGGACGTCGCCTTGTGGGCGCGGGTCGCCGTGCCGTTCTCCGGCAGTGGTTGGGGCGCGCTCTTCCTCCCGGACAAGGATGACGAGGTGGCCGTGGTCTTCGCCGGAGGAGACCCGCGCCAGCCGCTGGTCGTGGGCGGCCTGTGGAACGGGCGCGCCCGTCCGCCGGAGACGCCCGGTGGAAATCGCGTGGACCGCTACGTCATCAAGGCCCGGAATGGCAGCCGCATCGCCATCGTCGAAGCGAGCGAGGGCACCGCGCAAATCACCCTGGAAGTCCCCGGTGGCGTGAGCGCCACGCTGAAGCAGGCCAGCGGAGGCGAGCTCACGCTGGAGGCAGCGGGCAACACCATCACGCTCGCCCAGCAGGGCGTCACCGTCCGGGCCGCGACCACGGTGTCCGTCACCGCCAGTCAGGTGGAGGTGAGCGCCGGTCAGGTCACGGTCAACGCGGCGATGTCGTCCTTCTCGGGCGTCGTGAAGTGCGACACGCTTCAGACCAACTCGGTGATGGGCGTGACGTACACGCCAGGGGCGGGCAACGTATGGTGAGCCACCCCGTCAAGCTGCGCGGGCTCGTTTTCGACGGAGCCACCGGAGCCCCGCTGGCGGCCCAGCGCGGCGCCCCCGCGTTCATCGAGCGGCAGGACCAGGAGTTCGTCCAAGCCATCTTCGGAGAGCTCAGGTCCGAGGAAGGCCGCAAGGCGCTGGCGGACACCCTCATCTCCGATGGGGCGCTCAACCCCCAGGGGCTCAAGCTGCTCCAGCCCGTTCACGGGGTGTTCAACGTGGCCTTGCTGGAGGCCTGCTGCGACGTGTTCGGTGAGCCTCGGGTCGAGGCGACCCGAATCGACAGCGCAGGGCTCGTCATCCGACGTGTGGGCGCGGGCAATACGCGCGAGGCCTGGGTGCGGCGGGACGGCAAGGTCGCCGGCTGGGTCACGCTCGACGGTGAGGAACAGGAGCGCGACCCCGACCCTGGACGGCGCGAAGGGCCCGCGGGCCCCGGCCCCGCGGACGTCCGGCGCGAGCTGCTGCGCCTCATGCGGGCCACCAGCCGGGACCAGGAGACCGTGACATCGCTCTTCATCGCGCCGCCCGACGCGTGCGCCGCGGCGAAGCGCACCGTGCTGTACGGACTGCTCCAGGTGGCGAGCAGTGAAGCACCGGAGGGCGCATCCAGCACAGCGCCCGCTTTCGACGACGCGCAGGTGCGGAGCCTGCTGTCCCCCTACTTCGCGGCGGGAAAGACGGTGGACTGGACAGGGCTCGAAGGCCTGTCGGTCACCTACCAGGACGTGGCCCAGCGCAGATTGCCGCAGGCGAAGCACGACAAGCTCGCCCTGTTCATCGACTTCCTGCGTGGACTGGTCGCGGTGTTCGACGCCTTCAAGGTGCCCGCGCTCATGACGGCGATGAACCGGGTGCAGCTCGACGATGGCAATGGCCAGAAGCGGCCCGCGGGCACGGCGCTCTCCGGACTGGCGGACGTCCTCGTCCAGGGGAAGACGGGCACGGTGGTGTTGCCTCGTTCGTGGACGCATCCCAATGCCTCGGAGGCGGCCCAGCTCCTCCAGGCGGCGAAGGCCGCCACCGCGCCCCGGATGCGGGACCTCATCCCTCCCGAGCGACGCTTCGAGCGGCGTGGCTCGCGCTATGTGGCCAGGGCCTTCGTCCGGGTCCGCCGCGAGGATGGCTGCCCACCCGCCATCGTCTGGAGCGAGGAGAGCGCCCCCTTCACCATCGCCGCCTGGCACGAGCGCGGAAAACGGCCGCCCGTCCTCATCCCCCTTCCGTCGCTCAAGGACCTGAGCGCCTTCAAGCCCAACGTCACCTTCCAGGTGCCGCCGGGGATGAACGAGCTGCTGAACAAGAACTCGCCGAAGGACTTCCTCGAAGGCTCAGCCAGTCCCCCCGCGGGTCAGGGCATCGGGTGGCTCTGTGGGTTCAACATTCCCATCATCACCCTCTGCGCCTTCATCGTCCTCAACCTCTTCCTGTCGATGCTGAACATCGTCTTCTTCTGGATTGCCCTCATCAAGATCTGCATCCCCATTCCCGCCTCGCTGCGCGAGCGGTTCGAGGACTGACCGCGCCATGAGCCTGAAGCCTCCCGACAGGCGCCCTCCCGTGGGCTTTCCGCTGCGGCTCGTGCCAGACGAGCGCGGTGAGCTGGCGTTTCCTTCGCTGGAAGCCAGCGTGCGTCAGTCCATCGAGGTCATCCTCCGCACGCGCCCCGGCGAGCAGCTCATGCGGCAGGGCTTCGGTGCCGGGCTGGAGCGGATGGTGGGGCAGCCCAACACCGTGTCCACCCGCCGGCGCATCCAGGAGCTGGTGCAGCGCGCGCTCACCGAGTGGGAGCCGCGCCTGGAACTCATCCGCGTGGACGTACTGGAGATGGCGGACCTGCCCGCCCAGGTCCGCGTGGAAATCGTCTACCGCCTGCGCCGCACGGGTGACGTGCAGCAGCTCGGGCTCGCCATGGACCTCGGAGGCTAGATGCCCATCATTCCTCCCCGACTCGACGACAGGAGCTTCCCGGACCTCGTCGAGGAGCTGCTCTCCCGCATCCCGGGCCATACCCCGGAGTGGACCCATGCCCGCGTGGGCGACCCGGGGCGCACCCTGCTGGAGCTCTTCGCGTGGCTGGCGGACTCCATCCTCTACCGCGCCAACCTCATCCCCGAGCGCCAGCGACTGGCCTTCCTTCGGCTGCTGGGCGCGAGCCTGCGCCCCGCCGAGGCCGCCACCGGCGTGGTGAGCGTGCACTTCGACACCGAGGTGCTCCAGCCTTCCGTGTCGCTGCGGGCCTTCGCCTCGTTGCGCAAGCCCGTGCCCTTCGAAACGCTGGATGAGCTGACCGTGGTGCACCTCACCGCCGAGGCGTACCGAAAGCGCCCGCTCACGGAGACGGAGCGTCAGCAGCACGCGTCGATGCTGCCCCGGCTCGCGCAGGTCTACGGCCTGGACCCCAAGGCCCAGCACGGCTTCTACGCGACGACGCCCGTGTTCCCGCTCGGCGCCGCTGACCCGCGCGGGCTGGACCTGGTGACGGAGACGGTGGACGGGAGCCTGTGGCTCGCGCTGCTCGCCCCCAAGGCGGAGCACGTGGTGGCCCTCCGGGAGGACCTGACGAAGGGGAACGGACAGGGGCCTCGCGTCCTGAGCGTGGGCGTCTCCCCCGTCATGGAGGTCCCCGCCCTGTCCGAGCTGCTCGGAGCGCGCGGCCGGCTGCCGCACGTCTGGGAGGTGACGGGCACGCCCGCCGCGGACGGGTTGCCGGTGTACCACCGGCTCACCGTCGTGGCGGACTCGACGCAGGAGCTGTCCCGCCGGGGCGTCGTGCGGCTGCTGTTGCCATCCGACCTGGGCGCGCCGGTCAATGACGTGAGGGCGGACGCGCGCGCCGGCCTGGGCGACCGGCCGCCGCGCCTGGACGACCCGAGAGTGGCGGCGCGATTGGTGACCTGGCTGCGCCTGCGTCCCAGCGGAAGGCCGGAGCGCTTCGCGCTGGGCTGGGTGGACATCAACGCGGTCGAAGTGGACCAGCGCGAGACGACCGGCGGACGCCTGATTGGACAGAGCGACGGCAACGCGGAGCAGGAGTTTCGCCTGCCCTCCGGCTCCGTGGAGCGCGCGACGTTCCAGCTCTTCATCGAAGAGCCAGGGGCGGGATACCGCGAGTGGCGGCTCATCGAGGACCTCGCGCTGGCCCGGCGCGACGAGCCCGTCTACGCCCTGGACTCCGAGGCGGGCACCGCCCGCTGTGGAGACGGCGTGCGCGGACGCGTGCCTCCCGCAGGCGCCCAGGTGCTCGTGGCCCGGATGCGCAGCGGCGGCGGCGCCGCGGGAAACCTCCCGCCGGGCAGCTTGAAGGACATCAGCGCCTTCCGGGTCGATGGCAGCCCCGCGCCGGGGCTGCGGGTGCAACAGCCGGAGCCCACGCTGGGTGGCCGGGACGCGGAGACGCTGGCGGAGGCCGAGCGCCGCATCCCCGCGCTGCTGCGCCACGTGGACCGGGCCGTGACGGAGGAGGACTACCGGCGGCTCGCGGCGAGCACCCCCGGCGTGCAGTTGGGGCGTGTGGAGGTGCTGCCCCGCTTTGAGCCAAGGCGACGGCGAGACGGTGTTCCCGGTGTCGTCTCCGTCATGGTGTTGCCCACGGCCACGCGGCTCGAGCCGCCCTACCCGCGGGCGGACCGGCCGCTGCTGGAAGCCGTCCATGCCTACCTGGATGCGCGCCGGCCGCTCACCACCGAGCTCTACGTGATTGGCTGCGAGTACGTCCCACTGGGGCTCGGCGTGGGCATCACCGTGCGCGAGGGCTTTGGCAGGGAGACGGTGGTGCAGGCGGTACGGCAGGCCGTGCGCCGCTTCATCTTCCCGCTGCCGGCGGGAGGTCCCACCGGAGAGGGCTGGCCGCTGGGCCGGGACGTCCAGGACCGGGAGCTCTATGTGGCGGTGGCGCAGGTCCCCGGGGTGGCCAGCATCGCCGGGGTGAGCCTCTTCGCCTGGGGAACGGTGACGCGCGTGCTGAGAGACCCTCGCCGCGCCGGAGCCACGGCCGACGTGGCGCGCTTCACGGTGGAGCCCCCTGCCCCGTCCGTCTGGCAGGCCGAGGGTCCAGTCAACCCGAGCTGGCTCCAGCTCAAGGGCAGCACCGCGACGACACCGGTGGAGCTGTCCATCGCGGACTGGCAGCTCCCGGAGCTGCTCAAGGTGGCGGTGAATGCCGACGGGGAGGTGCCGACGATGCTCCACGGCATCGGCGATGAGGGAAGCGGCGGCATGGACTCCTCGCAGGCGGGCGTGGCGGTGCCCATGGTCCCCGAGGTCTGCTGATGGACGCCAACCGCCTCCGGTTCTACATGCTGGCGGACGCGCCGGACTGGGTCACGGAGAGCTCGGTCTCCGCGGGCGAGGTGTGTCTCTACGACGCGAAGCGCAGGACGCTCCGGCTGGGGAGCCTGGGAGAGAGTCGCACCTTCGATGAAGCGCTCGACCTCGCGGTGCTGGAGCCCAGGCTCGCTCGCGTACCGGGCGCGGTGGACGCCTTCGGCACGTGGGTATGGTGGGACGACGTGGCCGGGCAGGTGCGCGCGGCGGGCGGAGGCGCTGGCACCACCCTGCGATTCGAGCCCGCGCAGGTGGGGTTGTCCGGCGCGGTGACGGACCTGTCGCCTGGAGCTGGCGGCGTCCTCTACCTCGCGGTGGCCCAGCGCGTGGTGGCGCTCCACCTGCGCAAGGTGTGGTCCGCCGTGGTGTTCCCGGCCGAGGGGATTCCCGCGCACCGCATCGCCGCGGA contains the following coding sequences:
- a CDS encoding phage baseplate assembly protein V, which translates into the protein MTDTAHAQERRLLGAMLGTYLAKVVSVEDPSHLARVKVRLLTAPEGLADADVALWARVAVPFSGSGWGALFLPDKDDEVAVVFAGGDPRQPLVVGGLWNGRARPPETPGGNRVDRYVIKARNGSRIAIVEASEGTAQITLEVPGGVSATLKQASGGELTLEAAGNTITLAQQGVTVRAATTVSVTASQVEVSAGQVTVNAAMSSFSGVVKCDTLQTNSVMGVTYTPGAGNVW
- a CDS encoding putative baseplate assembly protein — translated: MPIIPPRLDDRSFPDLVEELLSRIPGHTPEWTHARVGDPGRTLLELFAWLADSILYRANLIPERQRLAFLRLLGASLRPAEAATGVVSVHFDTEVLQPSVSLRAFASLRKPVPFETLDELTVVHLTAEAYRKRPLTETERQQHASMLPRLAQVYGLDPKAQHGFYATTPVFPLGAADPRGLDLVTETVDGSLWLALLAPKAEHVVALREDLTKGNGQGPRVLSVGVSPVMEVPALSELLGARGRLPHVWEVTGTPAADGLPVYHRLTVVADSTQELSRRGVVRLLLPSDLGAPVNDVRADARAGLGDRPPRLDDPRVAARLVTWLRLRPSGRPERFALGWVDINAVEVDQRETTGGRLIGQSDGNAEQEFRLPSGSVERATFQLFIEEPGAGYREWRLIEDLALARRDEPVYALDSEAGTARCGDGVRGRVPPAGAQVLVARMRSGGGAAGNLPPGSLKDISAFRVDGSPAPGLRVQQPEPTLGGRDAETLAEAERRIPALLRHVDRAVTEEDYRRLAASTPGVQLGRVEVLPRFEPRRRRDGVPGVVSVMVLPTATRLEPPYPRADRPLLEAVHAYLDARRPLTTELYVIGCEYVPLGLGVGITVREGFGRETVVQAVRQAVRRFIFPLPAGGPTGEGWPLGRDVQDRELYVAVAQVPGVASIAGVSLFAWGTVTRVLRDPRRAGATADVARFTVEPPAPSVWQAEGPVNPSWLQLKGSTATTPVELSIADWQLPELLKVAVNADGEVPTMLHGIGDEGSGGMDSSQAGVAVPMVPEVC
- a CDS encoding GPW/gp25 family protein — encoded protein: MSLKPPDRRPPVGFPLRLVPDERGELAFPSLEASVRQSIEVILRTRPGEQLMRQGFGAGLERMVGQPNTVSTRRRIQELVQRALTEWEPRLELIRVDVLEMADLPAQVRVEIVYRLRRTGDVQQLGLAMDLGG